In Candidatus Methanomethylophilus alvi Mx1201, a genomic segment contains:
- a CDS encoding YkgJ family cysteine cluster protein, protein MADYEVDYSEVAGKKAECIDGCGMCCLCQPEVLPQERQFFRKNHPECLVRSRGPDQYFALALKKGRGSCVFLNECRRCQIYDHRTTYCKQFPYHLYVSDHVKVELDMSCRGLWTGKGVDALSEAKQMVAAADDRLKQAVKEASAVYREFYENARAAGVMADSSMLRMTVSEHLSDFTDLGFISKILSMAEVEAQVSISGAKRGEKYDLKDLNDAARETALESLSTDDPLSMPVYSAEDLSWNVFTVDKNKVEWMTVGDDGEFHHKGFADADEIEIKPLNDEGSKVLAEYLGILNGRDSFLGSVYYLIDANGYEDDLSNAYYGSLATAVLDIMWRAALLDRFFGTGFGARGIKEAIIFYDMDRLDAPAIGAFV, encoded by the coding sequence GTGGCTGATTACGAAGTCGATTACTCGGAAGTTGCTGGAAAGAAGGCCGAATGCATTGACGGGTGCGGTATGTGCTGTCTGTGCCAGCCTGAGGTCCTTCCTCAGGAGAGACAGTTCTTCAGGAAGAACCATCCGGAATGCCTCGTGAGGAGCCGCGGACCGGACCAGTATTTCGCTCTGGCACTCAAGAAGGGGAGGGGGTCCTGCGTCTTCCTGAACGAATGCAGGCGCTGTCAGATCTACGACCACAGGACCACGTACTGCAAGCAGTTCCCCTACCACCTCTACGTATCGGACCACGTCAAGGTGGAGCTCGACATGTCGTGCCGCGGACTCTGGACCGGCAAAGGTGTCGACGCCCTCTCCGAGGCGAAGCAGATGGTGGCCGCCGCCGACGACCGCCTCAAGCAGGCCGTGAAGGAGGCATCTGCGGTATACCGCGAGTTCTACGAGAACGCCCGTGCCGCCGGGGTCATGGCTGACTCGTCCATGCTCCGGATGACGGTGTCCGAACATCTGAGCGACTTCACCGACCTCGGGTTCATCAGCAAGATCCTCAGCATGGCCGAGGTGGAGGCACAGGTTTCCATCTCGGGGGCCAAGAGGGGGGAGAAGTACGACCTGAAGGACCTCAACGATGCGGCGAGGGAGACCGCCTTGGAATCCCTTTCCACCGACGATCCTCTCAGCATGCCCGTCTACAGCGCAGAGGACCTGTCCTGGAACGTCTTCACCGTGGACAAGAACAAAGTCGAGTGGATGACGGTCGGGGACGACGGGGAGTTCCATCACAAAGGTTTCGCCGACGCCGACGAGATCGAGATCAAGCCCCTCAACGACGAGGGAAGCAAGGTCCTCGCCGAGTATCTGGGTATATTGAACGGCAGGGACAGTTTCCTGGGTTCCGTGTACTATCTCATAGATGCGAACGGGTATGAGGACGACCTTTCCAACGCATATTACGGGAGTCTTGCCACCGCGGTCCTCGACATAATGTGGAGGGCGGCCCTGCTTGACAGGTTCTTCGGGACCGGTTTCGGGGCCAGAGGGATAAAGGAGGCCATCATCTTCTACGATATGGACCGTCTCGACGCCCCCGCCATCGGGGCATTCGTCTGA
- a CDS encoding dihydroorotase, which translates to MTRVDPETVLCGRMFVDGELRYTEVGIADGKIVSVGRLVSGGEERIDLGTSMTVLPGFMDPHVHLRDPGMTSKEDFSTGTMSAVCGGVTCVLDMPNTKPPVTDLQTLMDKKRTVRGRSYADYGLFAALTPNCPAALLAPHVPAFKLFMGSTTGNILLNDDEEIAPVMEEIAGTGKVVSVHAEDDDLIVHGEEERCCQDHLRNRPVEAEFSALRRLAQYKDTNRINICHCTNAEQVRTASSLGFTTEVTMHHLMFDALRNTSAIYKTNPPIRDKATKDALFQCLLRGEITMFGTDHAPHTLEEKSRDFDSAPGGIPGVETTMPMVMEMVRAGTLGMCQAVRMGAENPGSVFSVPKGRIAVGYDADFSIFDMRKVSEIDQKRLHSKAGFSPYHGMRAVFPDTVIIRGQVQVKEGELCGEPLGKDVCG; encoded by the coding sequence ATGACCCGTGTCGATCCGGAGACCGTCCTGTGCGGGCGCATGTTCGTCGACGGGGAGCTCCGCTATACCGAGGTCGGCATAGCCGACGGGAAGATCGTCTCCGTAGGTAGGCTGGTCTCCGGAGGGGAGGAGAGGATAGACCTCGGAACCAGCATGACCGTCCTCCCGGGTTTCATGGACCCCCACGTCCATCTCCGCGATCCCGGGATGACGTCCAAGGAGGATTTCTCGACCGGGACCATGTCCGCCGTATGCGGCGGAGTGACCTGTGTCCTGGACATGCCCAACACGAAACCCCCGGTGACGGACCTGCAAACCCTAATGGATAAGAAACGTACCGTCAGAGGGAGGTCGTATGCCGACTACGGACTGTTCGCCGCACTCACCCCGAACTGTCCCGCCGCTCTGCTCGCTCCACATGTGCCAGCATTCAAGTTGTTCATGGGTTCCACCACCGGGAACATACTCCTGAACGACGACGAGGAGATCGCCCCTGTCATGGAGGAAATCGCCGGGACCGGAAAAGTGGTGAGCGTCCATGCGGAGGATGATGATCTCATAGTGCACGGGGAGGAGGAGAGGTGCTGTCAGGACCACCTCCGCAACCGTCCCGTAGAGGCCGAGTTCTCCGCCCTCAGGCGTCTGGCACAATACAAGGACACCAACAGGATCAACATATGCCACTGTACCAATGCGGAGCAGGTCAGGACGGCATCCTCCCTGGGTTTCACCACCGAGGTCACCATGCATCATCTGATGTTCGATGCCCTGAGGAACACTTCCGCCATCTACAAGACCAACCCCCCGATAAGGGACAAGGCCACCAAGGACGCACTGTTCCAGTGTCTCCTTCGCGGGGAGATCACGATGTTCGGGACGGACCACGCCCCGCATACCTTGGAGGAGAAATCCAGGGATTTCGATTCCGCCCCCGGAGGGATCCCCGGCGTGGAGACGACCATGCCGATGGTCATGGAGATGGTCAGGGCAGGTACCCTGGGTATGTGCCAGGCGGTGAGGATGGGTGCGGAGAACCCTGGTTCCGTCTTCTCCGTCCCCAAAGGCAGGATCGCCGTCGGGTACGATGCGGACTTCTCCATATTCGACATGAGGAAGGTGTCCGAGATCGACCAGAAGAGGCTGCATTCCAAGGCCGGGTTCAGTCCGTACCACGGTATGAGGGCGGTCTTCCCCGATACCGTTATAATAAGAGGGCAGGTACAGGTCAAAGAAGGAGAGCTCTGCGGCGAGCCCCTGGGGAAGGATGTCTGTGGCTGA
- a CDS encoding TIGR00296 family protein: MAEMLSLEDGVLAVRSARAIAEAETEDRICDVDFPETFRCDRGVFVTISEYPSGILRGCIGYPQPIMQLSQSLPLAARGACNDPRFPRLRPDQAKRCTFEVTVLTEPEPIRYKSSEDLKSQIEIGKDGLIMRYRRYGAVYLPQVPVEQEWNADEYLGNLCMKAGMQEDSWKSGALDFEKFQGEVFSEVSPGGEVVRK, translated from the coding sequence ATGGCGGAGATGCTGTCTCTGGAGGACGGGGTCCTCGCCGTGAGGTCGGCCCGCGCCATCGCCGAGGCCGAGACCGAGGACAGGATATGCGACGTGGACTTCCCGGAGACGTTCCGGTGCGACCGCGGCGTGTTCGTCACTATATCGGAATACCCTTCCGGGATACTGAGGGGCTGCATAGGGTATCCGCAGCCCATAATGCAGCTGTCCCAGTCGCTTCCCCTGGCGGCAAGGGGGGCATGCAACGACCCCCGCTTCCCGAGGCTGCGTCCCGACCAGGCCAAGAGGTGCACGTTCGAGGTGACGGTCCTCACGGAACCGGAACCGATAAGGTACAAGTCGTCCGAGGACCTGAAGTCCCAGATCGAGATAGGGAAGGACGGCCTCATCATGCGTTACAGACGCTATGGGGCCGTCTATCTCCCCCAGGTCCCGGTGGAGCAGGAGTGGAACGCCGACGAGTATCTGGGCAACCTGTGCATGAAGGCAGGTATGCAGGAGGACAGCTGGAAGTCCGGTGCCTTGGATTTCGAGAAGTTCCAGGGTGAGGTTTTCTCCGAGGTGTCCCCCGGCGGAGAGGTAGTCAGGAAATGA
- a CDS encoding ArsA family ATPase, translating into MRLIIYNGKGGVGKTSVSAATALRLAKMGHRTIIMSVDTAHSLGDSLDVKMGSDIVNVAPNLDALELDIIHEMKTKWSAIKDYLEAFMVSQGLEGITADEMAIMPGMEMVAALLYVLTFKKEGKYDVVIIDTAPTGETLRLMSFPDVSNWYIDKVFTILSKFMGIARMTIGRMVDFPLPTKEVMNTVMELKDQMKQCKEILEDSENTSIRLVLNPERMAINETRRSYAYMCLYNKNVECIIVNKVLPDTVDGEFLKTKLEEQKNYMRMIAESFDGLKVMNAYMLNTEIRGIERLEGLADMIFGDSDPIETYSTESPMRFRTAKDGTVELVMKMPFVTQEQVELFKGKENTIIIHMGSQRRTVSLPTSLSGAELLGAEFGDGCLIVRFRRE; encoded by the coding sequence ATGAGGCTAATCATCTATAACGGGAAAGGAGGAGTGGGGAAGACTTCCGTCTCCGCGGCCACCGCACTCCGTCTGGCCAAGATGGGCCATCGTACGATAATCATGAGTGTCGATACCGCCCACTCCCTCGGAGATTCCCTGGATGTCAAGATGGGTTCGGACATCGTCAACGTGGCACCCAATCTAGATGCCCTGGAGCTCGACATCATACATGAGATGAAGACCAAATGGTCCGCCATAAAGGACTATCTGGAGGCGTTCATGGTCTCCCAGGGTCTGGAAGGCATCACCGCCGACGAGATGGCCATCATGCCGGGGATGGAGATGGTGGCCGCTTTGCTGTACGTCCTCACCTTCAAGAAGGAGGGCAAATACGACGTCGTGATCATAGATACCGCGCCTACCGGAGAGACCCTGAGGCTCATGAGTTTCCCGGACGTATCCAACTGGTACATAGACAAGGTCTTCACCATCCTGAGCAAGTTCATGGGCATCGCCCGCATGACCATCGGCCGCATGGTGGACTTCCCCCTCCCCACCAAGGAGGTCATGAACACCGTGATGGAGCTCAAGGACCAGATGAAGCAGTGCAAGGAGATCCTGGAGGATTCGGAGAACACCTCCATCCGTCTGGTACTCAACCCCGAGAGGATGGCCATCAACGAGACCCGTCGTTCCTATGCCTACATGTGTCTCTACAACAAGAACGTGGAGTGCATAATCGTCAACAAGGTCCTTCCGGACACCGTAGACGGGGAGTTCCTGAAGACCAAACTGGAGGAGCAGAAGAATTATATGAGGATGATAGCAGAGTCCTTCGATGGTCTGAAGGTGATGAACGCCTACATGCTCAACACCGAGATCAGAGGCATCGAGAGGCTGGAGGGTCTGGCGGACATGATCTTCGGCGACTCCGATCCCATAGAGACCTACAGTACCGAAAGCCCTATGAGGTTCAGGACCGCCAAGGACGGGACCGTGGAGCTGGTCATGAAGATGCCTTTCGTGACCCAGGAACAGGTGGAACTTTTTAAGGGCAAGGAGAACACTATCATAATCCATATGGGCAGTCAGAGAAGGACCGTTTCCCTTCCGACATCCCTCTCCGGAGCGGAGTTGTTGGGGGCGGAATTCGGAGACGGCTGTCTGATCGTAAGGTTCAGGAGGGAATGA
- a CDS encoding 30S ribosomal protein S3ae — protein sequence MAAPGAEKRDAAATAAPAAPAKETKKSSAPKTAGARKSKDKWKAKEWYQVHAPRMFNETVIGETPSADPDYLIGRQAEVTVQDLTGDFSKMHIKLKFKIVETDGHEAKTEFIGHDLTSDYVRRLTRRKKTKTDHVVDVVTADRFVLRIKTMSIADRRIQASQEDAMRGVIKDFLMQYAAQNKLADVVKAIISGDLAKDTAKACHIIIPIKRIEIRKSEVLRKGEGEPESIIEAPAAEEPEAEEPAEEVPAAEEAPAENTE from the coding sequence ATGGCAGCACCCGGAGCAGAGAAGAGGGACGCGGCAGCCACCGCAGCGCCCGCAGCGCCCGCAAAAGAGACCAAGAAATCCTCCGCGCCCAAGACCGCAGGAGCGAGGAAGAGCAAGGACAAGTGGAAGGCCAAGGAGTGGTACCAGGTCCACGCCCCCCGCATGTTTAACGAGACCGTCATCGGAGAGACCCCCTCCGCCGACCCCGACTACCTCATCGGAAGGCAGGCCGAGGTCACCGTGCAGGATCTGACTGGCGACTTCTCCAAGATGCACATCAAGCTAAAGTTCAAGATCGTCGAGACCGACGGCCACGAGGCCAAGACCGAGTTCATCGGACACGACCTCACCTCCGACTACGTCAGGAGGCTCACCCGCAGGAAGAAGACCAAGACCGACCACGTCGTCGACGTCGTCACCGCAGACCGCTTCGTCCTCAGGATCAAGACCATGTCCATCGCCGACCGCAGGATCCAGGCCTCCCAGGAGGATGCGATGCGCGGAGTCATCAAGGACTTCCTGATGCAGTACGCCGCTCAGAACAAGCTCGCAGACGTCGTCAAGGCGATCATCTCCGGCGACCTGGCAAAGGATACCGCCAAGGCATGCCACATCATCATCCCCATCAAGAGGATCGAGATCCGCAAGTCCGAGGTCCTCAGGAAGGGAGAGGGCGAGCCCGAGTCCATCATCGAGGCCCCTGCCGCCGAGGAGCCCGAAGCAGAGGAGCCCGCAGAAGAGGTCCCCGCCGCCGAGGAAGCTCCCGCCGAGAACACCGAGTGA
- the hdrB gene encoding CoB--CoM heterodisulfide reductase subunit B: protein MAKYAFFLGCIAPLRYPGVEKSTRVVCEKLGIELVDLTDASCCPAPGVIRAFSRTTWLAAAARNLALAEQLGLPIMTICNGCYGSLFEAAHELNNNAEELAKVNEILAKIGMHYNGTTQVHHFAEVFYKEVGVEKIKAACTKPLDYGIATFYGCHFLKPGDLKGLDDVEDPKILDELVEATGCKSLPRKQKTLCCGSGGGLKAAFGDVAKEFTKTNLENMQASGAQFIVDVCPFCHLQFDSSEEALGFNIPVLHLSQLYGIAMGMSEEELGLSAHKVPVKL from the coding sequence ATGGCAAAATACGCATTCTTCCTTGGTTGCATCGCACCCCTCAGATACCCCGGTGTCGAGAAATCCACCCGTGTCGTCTGCGAGAAGCTCGGAATCGAGCTCGTCGACCTCACCGACGCCTCCTGCTGCCCTGCGCCCGGAGTCATCAGGGCCTTCAGCAGGACCACTTGGCTCGCAGCCGCCGCAAGGAACCTCGCACTCGCCGAGCAGCTCGGTCTCCCTATCATGACCATCTGCAACGGATGCTACGGATCCCTCTTCGAGGCCGCCCACGAGCTCAACAACAACGCCGAGGAGCTCGCCAAGGTCAACGAGATCCTCGCCAAGATCGGCATGCACTACAACGGAACCACCCAGGTCCACCACTTCGCAGAGGTGTTCTACAAGGAGGTCGGCGTCGAGAAGATCAAGGCCGCCTGCACCAAGCCCCTCGACTACGGAATCGCAACCTTCTACGGCTGCCACTTCCTGAAGCCCGGAGACCTCAAGGGACTCGACGATGTCGAGGACCCCAAGATCCTCGACGAGCTCGTAGAGGCCACCGGCTGCAAGAGCCTGCCCAGGAAGCAGAAGACCCTCTGCTGCGGATCCGGTGGAGGACTCAAGGCCGCCTTCGGAGACGTCGCCAAGGAGTTCACCAAGACCAACCTCGAGAACATGCAGGCCTCCGGTGCCCAGTTCATCGTCGACGTCTGCCCGTTCTGCCACCTGCAGTTCGATTCCTCCGAGGAGGCCCTTGGATTCAACATCCCTGTGCTGCACCTCAGCCAGCTCTACGGAATCGCCATGGGCATGTCCGAGGAAGAACTCGGTCTCTCCGCCCACAAGGTCCCTGTAAAGCTCTGA
- the hdrC gene encoding CoB--CoM heterodisulfide reductase subunit C yields MEVKYDPEFEKQLAELGGADAKLCFQCGTCTAGCPSGRRTSYRVRKLVRMAQLDMKDEIINSEELWMCSTCYTCVERCPRRVPIVDVVIALRNMAVAEGHIKAPHKKTATNLYTMGHSVPINDEIKNMRKSLGLPEVPPTVLANQKAYEDLKVILDAAGFNKIVE; encoded by the coding sequence ATGGAAGTAAAATACGATCCCGAATTCGAGAAGCAGCTCGCCGAGCTCGGCGGAGCCGACGCAAAGCTGTGCTTCCAGTGCGGAACCTGCACCGCAGGATGCCCGTCCGGAAGGCGCACCTCCTACAGGGTAAGGAAGCTCGTCAGAATGGCGCAGCTCGACATGAAGGACGAGATCATCAACAGCGAGGAGCTGTGGATGTGCAGCACCTGCTACACCTGCGTGGAGAGGTGCCCCCGCCGCGTCCCCATCGTGGACGTCGTCATCGCACTCAGGAACATGGCAGTCGCCGAGGGACACATCAAGGCCCCCCACAAGAAGACCGCCACCAACCTCTACACCATGGGACACTCCGTCCCCATCAACGACGAGATCAAGAACATGAGGAAGTCCCTCGGACTGCCCGAGGTCCCCCCTACCGTCCTCGCCAACCAGAAAGCCTACGAAGACCTCAAGGTCATCCTTGACGCCGCAGGATTCAACAAGATCGTGGAGTGA
- a CDS encoding LysR family transcriptional regulator, translated as MDIRTRTEQLINGQSVTNRQLQTLLAVARTGSMTAAAKELGISVPVVHRYISNIEAAAGVPVTKSNASGTVLTDEGTEIVEAFSASEARCADDRGFTVCCSPVTEDLMTSVFSSLKMTDVELVISDDVHNVRMMKEGLADLALIDDPLYLYDFDEYGYDMEEIGYMGMVYVDNGPSFIRYKYGAQRVAFMFLDSMSRKYSIDAETYSLSEMLGSNKSFFVDEFLLTRKRLKLKSAVDPKVLRHAITAVFRTEDRKVTRIINAIKSRHLD; from the coding sequence ATGGATATCAGGACGAGGACGGAGCAGCTCATAAACGGGCAGTCCGTCACCAACCGTCAGCTCCAGACGCTTCTCGCCGTGGCCCGGACCGGCAGCATGACCGCCGCCGCCAAGGAGCTCGGCATATCCGTCCCGGTCGTCCATCGTTATATATCCAACATAGAGGCCGCCGCAGGGGTACCGGTCACCAAATCCAATGCATCTGGCACAGTCCTTACCGACGAGGGTACGGAGATAGTGGAGGCGTTCTCCGCCAGCGAGGCCAGGTGTGCCGACGACAGGGGGTTCACCGTATGCTGCAGCCCGGTCACGGAGGACCTCATGACCTCGGTCTTCTCGTCCCTCAAGATGACCGACGTGGAGCTGGTGATCTCCGACGACGTCCACAACGTCCGTATGATGAAGGAGGGTCTGGCGGACCTCGCCCTCATAGACGACCCGCTGTATCTGTACGATTTCGACGAATACGGATACGATATGGAGGAGATCGGCTACATGGGCATGGTCTATGTCGACAACGGTCCGTCCTTCATCCGTTACAAGTACGGCGCACAGAGGGTGGCGTTCATGTTCCTCGACTCCATGAGCAGGAAGTACAGCATCGATGCGGAGACGTACTCCCTCTCCGAGATGCTGGGATCCAACAAGAGCTTCTTCGTGGACGAGTTCCTTCTGACGAGGAAGCGTCTCAAACTCAAGAGTGCGGTCGATCCGAAGGTCCTGAGGCATGCGATAACGGCCGTATTCCGCACGGAGGACCGTAAGGTCACACGCATAATCAACGCGATCAAGTCCAGACATCTCGACTGA
- a CDS encoding hydrogenase maturation protease, translating to MVLNGRIAVIGLGSPIMTDDSIGLRISQAVQDMGIDGVDCFQEAVGGIEVLPLLRGYSYAVFVDAIQTYEYGPGTVIIFDVADFESTVADVPAHDVNIATAIKIGRQMDPDTMPLEVKFVAIEIKDMQTMSEELTPEVASSQESAKGAVLHVINGFLDQMSKDERSKDRTPLGQ from the coding sequence ATGGTTCTCAACGGTCGCATAGCGGTCATAGGGCTTGGCAGCCCCATAATGACGGACGACTCGATAGGCCTCAGGATATCCCAGGCGGTTCAAGATATGGGCATCGACGGGGTGGATTGCTTCCAGGAGGCCGTGGGAGGGATAGAGGTACTCCCCCTTCTCAGAGGGTACAGCTACGCCGTCTTCGTCGACGCCATACAGACATACGAATACGGCCCCGGCACGGTCATAATATTCGACGTGGCCGACTTCGAATCCACCGTGGCGGACGTACCGGCACACGACGTGAACATAGCCACCGCGATAAAGATCGGACGTCAGATGGATCCCGACACCATGCCCCTCGAGGTCAAATTCGTGGCCATCGAGATAAAGGACATGCAGACCATGAGCGAGGAACTCACACCCGAGGTCGCCTCCTCCCAAGAGTCGGCCAAGGGTGCGGTCCTTCATGTCATAAACGGTTTCCTGGATCAGATGTCCAAGGATGAGAGGTCGAAGGACCGTACACCCCTGGGGCAATGA
- a CDS encoding M16 family metallopeptidase gives MSGNSIELTKTAGGIPVLTENIPTSASAGFLIAVRTGSRDEYDGIYGLSHLLEHTVFRETRNMDSFEMAKKMEGAGGELNAFTAKEMTGFYGIILKDTAKVAMECVADIVSNPLINEKDTELEKEIVLQELSMVKSEPETYVHDLFETNLWNGEQLGLDEGGTEETVKPLTFEDLRKYYGERYGRPNLAVFATGNVDREEVASWAEESLDGMTASVVNERKEPKMPSAGYHYHENKTDHVNIGFGFPTAKVSEEERFAISVLSAVLGAGTSSRLFQNVREKNALVYSIYDVAQHYSDAGYLAAFMSCTGKNVEESMTQTAKTYSDLKKNGLEKGELERTKNLLKGAVARGTETTDSRIYRMCRAYMTHGVAHSAGETLALIDAVTEDDVMAAADRIIDADRLNVTVLGHCPRGVRSFDLSSLDI, from the coding sequence ATGTCAGGGAATTCCATCGAACTAACGAAGACCGCGGGCGGGATACCCGTGCTCACGGAGAACATACCGACAAGTGCCAGCGCAGGTTTCCTCATCGCCGTGAGGACCGGTTCGAGGGATGAGTACGACGGCATCTACGGCCTCTCCCATCTTCTCGAGCATACCGTGTTCAGGGAGACGAGGAACATGGACTCCTTCGAGATGGCGAAGAAGATGGAGGGTGCCGGAGGGGAGCTCAACGCCTTCACGGCCAAGGAGATGACCGGTTTCTACGGCATAATCCTGAAGGACACCGCCAAGGTGGCCATGGAGTGCGTGGCGGACATAGTCTCCAATCCGCTCATCAACGAGAAGGACACCGAGCTGGAGAAGGAGATAGTCCTGCAGGAGCTCAGCATGGTCAAGTCCGAGCCGGAGACGTATGTGCACGACCTCTTCGAGACCAACCTCTGGAACGGGGAGCAGCTGGGTCTCGACGAAGGGGGTACGGAGGAGACCGTGAAGCCCCTGACCTTCGAGGACCTCAGGAAATATTACGGAGAGAGGTACGGCAGGCCGAATCTGGCCGTATTCGCCACCGGCAACGTGGACAGGGAGGAGGTCGCTTCCTGGGCGGAGGAGAGCCTGGACGGCATGACCGCTTCGGTCGTGAACGAGAGGAAGGAGCCCAAGATGCCCTCGGCAGGATACCATTACCACGAGAACAAGACCGATCACGTCAACATCGGTTTCGGATTCCCTACGGCGAAGGTCTCCGAGGAGGAGAGGTTCGCCATATCCGTCCTGTCGGCCGTCCTGGGCGCGGGGACCTCGTCGAGGTTGTTCCAGAACGTCCGCGAGAAGAATGCCCTGGTCTACTCCATCTACGACGTGGCCCAGCATTACAGCGACGCCGGCTATCTGGCGGCCTTCATGTCGTGCACGGGAAAGAATGTGGAGGAGTCCATGACCCAGACGGCCAAGACATACTCCGACCTCAAGAAGAACGGGTTGGAGAAGGGGGAGCTGGAGAGGACCAAGAACCTGCTGAAGGGGGCGGTCGCACGCGGTACCGAGACGACGGACAGCAGGATCTACCGCATGTGCAGGGCCTACATGACCCACGGTGTGGCCCACAGTGCCGGGGAGACGCTGGCACTCATAGACGCGGTCACCGAGGACGACGTCATGGCCGCGGCCGACCGCATAATCGATGCAGACAGACTCAACGTCACTGTGCTGGGTCATTGCCCCAGGGGTGTACGGTCCTTCGACCTCTCATCCTTGGACATCTGA
- a CDS encoding proteasome assembly chaperone family protein has translation MSEFRVMRYSEEKLRDPIAIVGFPSVGLVGSIVSSYLTRDLKLPVVAGVSSADLPPYTLIQNGTAYPPIRIYAGAVPKPKRKRKPKAESAPASETSAERTSLPEGGDAPKTSEEEGKSVEGAAEKTVEAKPKRVKARDLVVVTSEIAPKPEQTYDLTMCILDTLEQMGVREIVCIDGIPRVDSSQEGEMLGTATSENAIKKLEETGVPVMKEGLVRGVTGIMLYEGTFSKKDIICILCPANPQLPDPRAAATALTPLSKIVPNLNIDPTPLNNEANDIDNRVRAQQQAQQEIGTQNIYG, from the coding sequence ATGTCAGAATTCAGGGTCATGAGGTATTCGGAGGAGAAGCTCCGGGATCCTATAGCCATAGTAGGATTCCCCAGCGTCGGACTTGTAGGCTCCATCGTGTCGAGCTACCTTACCAGAGACCTCAAGCTCCCCGTGGTGGCCGGCGTGTCCTCCGCCGACCTTCCGCCCTACACCCTGATACAGAACGGCACGGCCTATCCGCCCATAAGGATATACGCCGGCGCCGTGCCCAAGCCGAAGAGGAAGAGGAAACCCAAGGCGGAGTCCGCCCCGGCATCCGAAACTTCCGCCGAGAGGACCTCCTTGCCGGAAGGAGGGGATGCTCCGAAGACCTCCGAGGAGGAGGGCAAGTCCGTGGAAGGGGCCGCCGAGAAGACCGTCGAGGCGAAACCCAAGAGGGTCAAGGCCAGGGACCTGGTCGTCGTTACCTCCGAGATAGCCCCCAAGCCCGAACAGACATACGACCTCACCATGTGCATACTCGACACCCTGGAACAGATGGGCGTGAGGGAGATCGTGTGCATCGACGGCATCCCCCGCGTGGACTCGTCCCAGGAAGGCGAGATGCTGGGGACCGCCACGTCCGAGAACGCCATCAAGAAACTGGAGGAGACAGGCGTCCCCGTCATGAAGGAGGGGCTCGTTCGCGGGGTCACCGGGATCATGCTCTACGAAGGGACGTTCTCCAAGAAGGACATAATCTGCATACTCTGTCCCGCCAACCCGCAGCTGCCGGACCCGAGGGCGGCGGCGACCGCTCTGACGCCGCTCTCCAAGATAGTCCCCAACCTCAACATAGACCCGACCCCGCTGAACAACGAGGCCAACGACATAGACAACAGGGTCAGGGCCCAGCAGCAGGCACAGCAGGAGATCGGCACCCAGAATATCTACGGATGA
- a CDS encoding pyruvoyl-dependent arginine decarboxylase, producing the protein MSFTPSKFFITSGYATSPISDLNAFDLALLKAQISEQNLVAVSSVIPVGAEEVEVRELPMGAVTFCVLSQMRGRSGDSIASGIAYTFRKDGHGGYVAEGHLHGSGDSLKEELSRKMKEMSRIRGVEFGEIHYRIEELQVPQDEYGCCISALVFAEYRD; encoded by the coding sequence ATGAGTTTCACACCATCCAAGTTCTTCATTACGTCAGGCTATGCGACCAGCCCCATATCGGACCTCAACGCATTCGATCTAGCACTATTAAAGGCACAGATCAGCGAACAGAACCTCGTGGCAGTATCCTCCGTCATACCTGTGGGTGCGGAGGAGGTCGAGGTCCGCGAGCTCCCCATGGGAGCGGTCACGTTCTGCGTACTGTCCCAGATGAGGGGGAGGTCCGGGGACTCCATAGCATCCGGCATCGCATACACATTCAGGAAGGACGGGCACGGAGGATATGTGGCGGAAGGACATCTCCACGGCTCCGGGGACTCCCTCAAGGAAGAACTGAGCAGGAAGATGAAGGAGATGTCCAGAATCCGCGGGGTCGAGTTCGGGGAGATCCACTACAGGATCGAGGAACTGCAGGTCCCGCAGGACGAATACGGATGCTGCATCTCCGCACTCGTCTTCGCAGAATACAGGGATTGA